CAACATGCCGGCTGACCAACGACGAAGGTGAGCAGCCTCCGCCGTCTTTTTGTGCCCGTGCATCGCCAGAGCAGCCGACATGGAAAAAAGTTCAACGCGTATTCACGAAAAAAGCCCGCCGAGTCAAAAGAACCAGGCGGGCTTGGGAGTCTTGTTGATGGTTACAACGACATACCGTCACCGCCTCATCCGTCGTCGGATGACTGCTGAGAGTCGGACTGGTCGTCGTAATAGCGATTCATGAGAATTCTCCTTCTGAGGGAGAAGGAGAGAAAAAGACGAATTGGGTTCGCGCCGATCGAGCGATTTAGTCGCAACGCGTCGCCATCCAAGCTCTTACGGAGATCGGCTGTGCACATAGCAAATGCGGGTCGCCGATTAGGTCGAGCCCCAGCGGCTGGCACATCGTATTGATCCGACGCGTCCAGGCGGCCGGCGACAATAGCCATGGTTCGTGGTCAATTTCGCCCCGATAGATGCCGCCTCGGCGGTCGCTGCAATAAAGACAATAGCGGGCGGTCAACCAATGCTCGAGCGTGCCTGGCTTCGCGCGTAGCGGCTCGCCGATTGCTTGGTAGCTGGCGTCAAAGTCGGCCGACGGTTCGCCCAGGTGCGTCCGGCGGCTGCGGTAATGGACCTGGCCGTCGTCGCGTGGGGAAAGCGACATGGTGGCGTCCATGTAGGGAAGATGAAACGTCGCCCGGGCGGCGCGGACGGCCAAGCGACTGGCGGCGTCGAGCGAAAAGAACCAGACGCCTGGTTTGTCGTCGAGCGTTACATAGGTTCGCACGTTCAGCTCCGGAAAGCGACTCAACCGTCCCCACGCAGGCGAGCATCGAGGCGCGACGTCCGACATATAGAACGGAACGACGCCGATCCATGCCTTCCCTTGGTAGGTGTCGAGCGTCAGTCCGTGGGGAATCAAAGAGGCCAATTGCTGTGCATCAACTGGCCAATGCGCGAACAATAGCTCCGACCAGGTCATTCGCATGATCCAAGGGCGTTTGGGTAAGTCCCAAGTACGGTCGGTTGGCCTCGTTGGCGAGTTCAAGTCGCTCATGTCCGGTACTGGAATGGTCGATGGTTCACGAGGGCTTACGATTCGTCCGCAGCTTGTCGAGTTCGGCCAGCGTAAACAACAGCAAGCCGGCCGCGACCGCCAACGCCCAGGGACGCCAACTGGTCGGGGCGGTCCCGAATATCTGATTCAAAAGGGGGAGATATGTTAACAGCAACTGCAGTCCGATCATCGCCGCGATGCCGATCAGGACCAGCGGGTTGGTAAAGAAGCCGATTTTGAATAACGAGACTCGCACCGATCGGCAGGTCAACAAATAGGCGGCCTGCCCGATCACGATGACGTTGACCGACGCCGTGCGAGCCGAGTCCAGGTCGACGCCAAGCGATTTTTTGAACGCAAATACCGCATAAGTGGCGAAGACCAACAGGCCGCCGGCCCAGAGTGTGCGGATGATCAACTCTAGCGAAAGGATCGCTTCGTTCGGATCGCGCGGAGTCCGAGACATGATGCCGGGCTCTTTCGGCTCGAATGCGAGCGTAGCGCCCAGCAGAATTGCCGTCGACATGTTGATCCACAAAATCTGTAACGGGGTAATAGGAAGCTGCAATCCAAGAAAGGCGGCGACCAAGATGATGCCTGCTTCACCCAAGTTGGTCGGCAGCGTCCAAGCGATGAACTTGGTGAGGTTGTCGTAAATTCCCCGTCCTTCTTCGACGGCGGCCTCGATCGACGCGAAATTGTCGTCGGTCAAAATCATGTCGGCCGCTTCCTTGGTCACTTCAGTCCCGGTGATTCCCATGGCGACGCCGATGTTCGCCTGGCGAAGCGCCGGCGCGTCGTTGACCCCGTCGCCAGTCATCGCCACGATATTGCCGCAAGCTTGTAATGCCTCGACAAGTCGCAGTTTTTGGGCCGGAGAGACCCGGGCGAACACGGCGATCTCTTCAACCGACTCGATCAGCTCGCGGTCGGTCAAGTTTTCCAGTTGGACGCCGGTGATGCCGAATAACTCTTCGCCCCCTTCATCAAATCGCCCCTGCAGACCAAGCTGGGCGGCGATTGCAGTCGCGGTGCCGACATGGTCGCCGGTGATCATTTTTACGCGGATACCGGCGCCTTGGCACGCTGCGACCGCTTGGATCGCCTCGGGACGGGGCGGGTCGATCATGCCCTGCAATCCCAACAATTCGAGCCCGTCGCTAAGATCGGCATGTTCTAGCGAGGTCTGTTCCGGAGAGACGATCTTTTTGGCGAACGCGAGCACTCGCAACCCTTGCGACGCCATCGCTTCGACCTGGGCATGGACGTTGGCTGCGACAAGAGAACCGCCGCCTGACCATTGCCGACACATCGGCAGAAGTCGCTCGACCGAACCTTTGACGTACACCACCGATTCGGCGCGGGGCGACTGGTGCAGAGTCGCCATGTACTGGTATTGCGACTCGAAAGGAATCGTATCGACGCGGGGGAACTCCGCTTCGACGGCATCACGTATTAGACCGAGCTTGGCGGCCGATACCAGCAGCGCCGCCTCGGTCGGATCCCCCTCCACCTTCCAGCCGCCATCGTCGCCGGCCGATAGTCGGGTGTCGTTGCAAAGGGCGCCGGCTCGCAGCAGTTCCGATAGACGGGAATCTTGGGATGGGGCCTCATCTGGGCGATCCGCGCACGAGATCGTACCGGCCGGCTCGTATCCCGCGCCATCGACATGGAACTGAGTGTCCCCCGTGGTGACCTGTCGAACGGTCATCTGGTTTTGCGTCAGCGTGCCGGTCTTGTCGGAGCAGATGACCGATGTGCTGCCGAGCGTTTCGACCGCCGGCAACTTGCGTACAATCGCTCGGCGGCTGGCGAGTCGCGAAACTCCCAACGCCAGCGTCGCCGTGACGACCGCCGGCAACCCTTCCGGAATCGCGCCGACCGCCAATGCGACCGCAGCTAATAAGACTTCGACCGCTGGTGCGCCGCGCAGCAAGATCGCCGCCGCGACCATACCGGCAAGCAGCAGAATGACCTTCAGCAGCATATGGCTCAGTTCATTGATCCGGCGCACCAACGGCGTTTCCAGGACATCGGCCGACGCGATCAGTTTGTTGATGTGCCCGATCTCGGTGTGATCGCCGGTCGCGACGACGATACCGATACCGGTTCCGTACGTCACCAAGGTCGACGAATAGGCGATGTTGAGACGCTCGGCCAGCGGGGTCGGCTCAGGCAATTCGGCGACCGACTTCTCCACCGGTACCGATTCGCCGGTAAGAGCTGACTCGTCGATTTGCAGGTCGCGGATTTTGAGTAAACGAATGTCGCTCGGAACGCGATCGCCCGACTGCAGTTTGACGCAGTCGCCGGGGACGAGTTCGACGGCTGGAATGGTGGCGGTTTGGCCGCCGCGGATCACCGTCGCTTCGCTGCTGAGCGCCTTGCTCAACGCATTAATCGCTTGCAGCGCCTTCGCCTCTTGCACGAAACCGATGATCGAGTTGACCAGCACCACCGCAAAAATTACCGCCGCATCGGCCCATTCGTGCAACACGATCGTCAGCGCCGTCGCCGCCAAAAGGATATAGACGAGCGGCTGTTGAAACTGGCGGATGAAGATTTGCAGTTTTGTTTCGGCCTTCGCCTGGGTCAGCGAGTTCGAACCAAATCGGTTTCGCCGCCGCGGAATCTCCAGTAGAGGGAGACCCTCTTCAACGCTGGTTTCCAGTCGAGAGGTAATTTCTTTGGAATCGAAATGATGCCAAAATTCGGTCTCTGGACGGCTCATGACGGTCTGCGATCTAGGTGACGCTTGCAAACGGCGGCGGAGACTCCTGGGCGCCGAACGTACGATCTAACGTTCTTTGTAACCAAATCAATGCTGCGTTGCGAACGCAACTGGGGTGCTGCATGATTTGACACTCCCAGCGAGGCCAGCTATGATTCGGGCCGACAATGGATGGGGAAAATCTTCGGTGCAGCGTCTCTCGAGCCAGCTTTTGATCCCCATTCAAACTGCCTCGCTCGCTTCGACTTAAAACCATGCTTCTAGAGGGGCCCGTTCTTAATAACGGGAGCGGAATCTTGTCTCGTTTTTGCCACTCACGCTTGCAAGTCTCGATGGCGATGCTGGTAGGTTTCGGCCTGGTCGCTGGTTGTCGTCCCGCCAATCAATATCACGCGCCGCCTCCGCCAGAGGTTAGCGTCGCGCTTCCGCTGGTGCGCGACGTCACGGTTTATCAGGAGGAAACCGGAACGACCGAAGCGGTCGAGCGGGCCGAGGTGCATGCTCGGGTCAGCGGCACGCTGGAGGAAATCGCCTTTCAGCCGAACGACGACGTAAAGCAGGGGGATGTCTTATTCAAGATCGAGCCGGAGGAGTTCCTCGCCAAGCGAGATCTCGCCCAGGCGGAACTGCGATTGGCGGAAGTAGCCAAAGAGCGGGCGGTGAACGACCTGGAGCGGCAGAAGGAAGTCTATAAGAAAGGCGCCGTCTCCGAGATGGAGATGGTTCGCCTGAAGGCGGAGGTCGACGGATCGGGCGCGCAGATTGATGCGGCGAAGGCGCAGCTTGATCAAGCGCAACTCGATGTTGACTATACGACGGTCAAGGCGCCGATCGATGGGCGCATCGGTAAGTCGCTGGTGAAAGTCGGCAATCTGGTTTCGGCCCAGCCGGCCACGCAGTTGACGACGATCGTTTCCAATGACGCGGTCTACGCCAACTTCACGATCAGCGAGCGGGCCTATCTTTCTTTCGTCGATGATCATGATCCGAAGGAGGGGAACGGCCGCGACATTCCGTTCTTCCTCGCCCGAGCGACGGACGCAGGTTTTCCGTATCAAGGCAAGCTGAACTTTACCGACCTGACGGTGGAGGAGGGGACCGGCACCTTTGCGGTTCGCGCGATCTTTCCGAATACCGACGGGCGGCTGGCGCCGGGATTGTTCGTACGGATTCGCTTTCCAGTCAAGTCAAGGCCCGACTCGCTGCTTGTGCCGCAGCGGGCGACCGCCGTCGACCAGGCCGGCAGCTACGTTTTGGTCGTCAATGCCGAGGACAAGGTCGAGCGCCGCGATATCGTTGTAGGATCCAAGTTTGGACCGATGGTCGTGATCACGCCGGCGCCAAACGCCGAGACGCCGATTTCGGCTGAGGATCGGGTCGTTGTCG
This sequence is a window from Blastopirellula retiformator. Protein-coding genes within it:
- a CDS encoding YqjF family protein; this translates as MTWSELLFAHWPVDAQQLASLIPHGLTLDTYQGKAWIGVVPFYMSDVAPRCSPAWGRLSRFPELNVRTYVTLDDKPGVWFFSLDAASRLAVRAARATFHLPYMDATMSLSPRDDGQVHYRSRRTHLGEPSADFDASYQAIGEPLRAKPGTLEHWLTARYCLYCSDRRGGIYRGEIDHEPWLLSPAAWTRRINTMCQPLGLDLIGDPHLLCAQPISVRAWMATRCD
- a CDS encoding HAD-IC family P-type ATPase, whose amino-acid sequence is MSRPETEFWHHFDSKEITSRLETSVEEGLPLLEIPRRRNRFGSNSLTQAKAETKLQIFIRQFQQPLVYILLAATALTIVLHEWADAAVIFAVVLVNSIIGFVQEAKALQAINALSKALSSEATVIRGGQTATIPAVELVPGDCVKLQSGDRVPSDIRLLKIRDLQIDESALTGESVPVEKSVAELPEPTPLAERLNIAYSSTLVTYGTGIGIVVATGDHTEIGHINKLIASADVLETPLVRRINELSHMLLKVILLLAGMVAAAILLRGAPAVEVLLAAVALAVGAIPEGLPAVVTATLALGVSRLASRRAIVRKLPAVETLGSTSVICSDKTGTLTQNQMTVRQVTTGDTQFHVDGAGYEPAGTISCADRPDEAPSQDSRLSELLRAGALCNDTRLSAGDDGGWKVEGDPTEAALLVSAAKLGLIRDAVEAEFPRVDTIPFESQYQYMATLHQSPRAESVVYVKGSVERLLPMCRQWSGGGSLVAANVHAQVEAMASQGLRVLAFAKKIVSPEQTSLEHADLSDGLELLGLQGMIDPPRPEAIQAVAACQGAGIRVKMITGDHVGTATAIAAQLGLQGRFDEGGEELFGITGVQLENLTDRELIESVEEIAVFARVSPAQKLRLVEALQACGNIVAMTGDGVNDAPALRQANIGVAMGITGTEVTKEAADMILTDDNFASIEAAVEEGRGIYDNLTKFIAWTLPTNLGEAGIILVAAFLGLQLPITPLQILWINMSTAILLGATLAFEPKEPGIMSRTPRDPNEAILSLELIIRTLWAGGLLVFATYAVFAFKKSLGVDLDSARTASVNVIVIGQAAYLLTCRSVRVSLFKIGFFTNPLVLIGIAAMIGLQLLLTYLPLLNQIFGTAPTSWRPWALAVAAGLLLFTLAELDKLRTNRKPS
- a CDS encoding efflux RND transporter periplasmic adaptor subunit, whose amino-acid sequence is MSRFCHSRLQVSMAMLVGFGLVAGCRPANQYHAPPPPEVSVALPLVRDVTVYQEETGTTEAVERAEVHARVSGTLEEIAFQPNDDVKQGDVLFKIEPEEFLAKRDLAQAELRLAEVAKERAVNDLERQKEVYKKGAVSEMEMVRLKAEVDGSGAQIDAAKAQLDQAQLDVDYTTVKAPIDGRIGKSLVKVGNLVSAQPATQLTTIVSNDAVYANFTISERAYLSFVDDHDPKEGNGRDIPFFLARATDAGFPYQGKLNFTDLTVEEGTGTFAVRAIFPNTDGRLAPGLFVRIRFPVKSRPDSLLVPQRATAVDQAGSYVLVVNAEDKVERRDIVVGSKFGPMVVITPAPNAETPISAEDRVVVDGVQRSRPGATVKPVMTELSVDESLLNPEKGEDKQPPADDAANAENMQ